The Lycium barbarum isolate Lr01 chromosome 12, ASM1917538v2, whole genome shotgun sequence genome includes a region encoding these proteins:
- the LOC132624791 gene encoding uncharacterized protein LOC132624791, with the protein MHYYKLLGRSKAQDSNRISENNLSNDNNIPAEFLCHAIFAGDRFHDIEAAYGGVEGVVRTATGYFGGTIRKPSLREVSAGTTGHTEAVKITYDKRIVSYTSLCDFFWGTHDPTNKNFLNFGLSTHLRSAIFCSTEDERKQAQQSKIRRQMKLNRRILTKITLFSKENCEFFLAENQYQKYYLQKHYRLCESLSLRSTEQFVESYIACKLNGVLALNGELILDKLPQLASTCLLSKQCRSTCDEIIQDLKRSHDF; encoded by the exons ATGCACTACTACAAGTTACTTGGAAGGAGCAAAGCTCAAGATTCAAACCGCATATCGGAAAACAATCTGTCAAATGATAATAATATTCCAGCGGAGTTCCTCTGTCATGCAATTTTTGCTGGAG ATAGATTTCATGATATTGAAGCTGCATATGGTGGAGTTGAAGGAGTTGTGAGAACTGCAACAGGGTACTTTGGTGGAACCATAAGGAAACCTTCATTAAGAGAAGTGTCTGCAGGAACAACAGGTCATACAGAAGCAGTGAAGATTACATATGACAAGAGAATAGTTTCTTACACATCTCTATGTGATTTTTTCTGGGGAACTCATGATCCAACCAATAAAAATTTCCTT AATTTCGGGTTAAGCACACACCTGAGATCTGCAATATTCTGTTCAACAGAAGACGAGAGGAAACAGGCGCAACAGTCAAAGATAAGGCGGCAAATGAAACTTAATAGGAGGATTCTTACAAAAATAACTCTGTTCTCCAAAGAAAATTGTGAATTTTTTCTTGCCGAGAACCAATATCAGAAGTATTATTTGCAGAAGCATTATAGACTTTGTGAGAGTTTGAGCCTAAGAAGTACTGAACAATTTGTGGAGTCTTACATCGCCTGCAAACTCAACGG AGTATTGGCTTTGAATGGGGAGCTCATATTGGACAAGTTACCACAATTAGCGAGCACTTGTCTGTTGTCCAAGCAATGCAGGTCCACCTGTGATGAAATTATACAAGATTTAAAGAGAAGTCATGACTTCTAA